The Lutibacter profundi region AGTTGCAAAAACAATCAAGATAAAAATAAGAGTTCAACAAATAATATTATTGTTAATACCAATCAAGAAACCAAAGGTAAAATTACCCTTCTTTCACCATCAGAATTCAAAGAAAAATCAAAAGACCATCAAATAATTGATGTAAGAACACCTATGGAATTTAAAGAAGGTTATATTGAGGGAGCTAAAAATATGAATCTTAAAGGTGATGATTTTACAAAAGAAATATCTTCTTTAGATAAAGATAAACCTGTTTATATTTATTGTAAATCAGGACATAGATCGGGAATTGCTGCTAAAAAAATGATAGAACTTGGATTCAAAGAAGTTTATGATTTGCAAGGGGGTATTTTAAACTGGAAACAGAATAATAATAAAGTAAAAAATTAAGTAACTAAAATGTTAAAATATTTTTTAATTTTAGGTTTGCTATTAAGTATTATGGCTTGTAATACTTCAATATCTCTGAAAGAAAAGCAAGAATACTTAAAAAAAGGAAAGCAAATAACACAAGCCACCTTTAAAGAATTAAGTGGTAATTTAATGCAACAAATGAAATTAGGAGGCCCATCACAAGCAGTGCCTTTTTGTAACTTGCAGGCATTACCAATTGCCAATCAAATTTCTAAAAAGTTTGATGTGACTATTAAAAGAACTTCTAATAAATTGCGAAACCCAAAAAATAGCCCAAATAAACGAGAAGCAGAAATTATAAAACAATATCAAATT contains the following coding sequences:
- a CDS encoding rhodanese-like domain-containing protein, translating into MKTSIKLLGLLSLSIIFISLSCKNNQDKNKSSTNNIIVNTNQETKGKITLLSPSEFKEKSKDHQIIDVRTPMEFKEGYIEGAKNMNLKGDDFTKEISSLDKDKPVYIYCKSGHRSGIAAKKMIELGFKEVYDLQGGILNWKQNNNKVKN
- a CDS encoding Tll0287-like domain-containing protein, which produces MLKYFLILGLLLSIMACNTSISLKEKQEYLKKGKQITQATFKELSGNLMQQMKLGGPSQAVPFCNLQALPIANQISKKFDVTIKRTSNKLRNPKNSPNKREAEIIKQYQILLEKDKELLPIVEVGSDNMKHYYAPIKLNTKCLACHGELRKKLSVKTDSLIKSLYPNDMAINYKKGDFRGIWSIEFKN